Within the Hermetia illucens chromosome 6, iHerIll2.2.curated.20191125, whole genome shotgun sequence genome, the region AACATTCTCATAGATGAAAAGTTAGTTATCGCTCAAACTtgaaatcattttcccagccagCCTAGTGAACAGGAAATCATAACACTTACAGATTCGCAATCGATATTCGCCAACGCCAGTTGTACTCGGAGTAAGGGTATGATGTTCTGGACTATACATCACAATATTACTTGCCGATGTTTGGAGATATTTTGTGATGAAATATCAAATCGGCGGTGATATTTTGTGATGTGATGTCACTTATCTACTGGATTGCGATGGGGGTGATGTTTGGATCGTGCTCGGTGATATAAAAGCAATATGACACTTTAAAATGGTATTAGTTTTGCAATATTAAACACATCACCTACCCTTTCCAACCATGAACTGATTTCCAAGTTGGGCTTCAGTTTAATTTCACATGCACACAAATATAGATTTGTCACTGATAAACGCGCAAATCTCAAATCCATACTGAAGCGCGCGTTCAGAACCAGAGCGCTCATCATCCGCTCATATTCGGTAAATGTAGCCCTGGGTGGGCATAGCAGCTATATATTtggatttctttcatttttgctCTGATGTATTTATCCTTTGGATGCTTCATTATTTCCCGGAAGGCTGGTTCTCCGCAATCCTATAAGGCTGCCTGGCCCATTTGGTCTTGGATCCAAATGTCATCATCGTGATTTCGATATGACCCactatggccacatcgatgtcttTTTCGCGGATGGTTTGAGAGAGTAGGTCCTGCGCCCCCTGGCAGTAGTTGACGTTGGTTTGTATCAACCTTATCTGCGATTTATGTTGATGACTCTCCTGAATTCCGCTGCTGTGCCTGCAGTGTGTCGATGGTCCACAGCTTTCTTCCCTTTGGCTAATACAGTCCTTTCGCTCCACAGCTTCTGCTTTGTTCAACTTGCCATTTAAATTGGTGCGTGCCTATGCAATGTGACTGACAGATTATTTAAGGCACCACTTTAGTGCGATCTGCCCACTAAACCGACAGATAACTGAGCCTATTCTTATTCTCCCCAATGCCAACAGTTCgagtgctgcctccactggtagactgatgatggcggtttgtattTCACCGTAAGTTTTCCTCAGCGTTTTCACCGTCAACTCTTCTATTCCGATAATGCTAGCTTTTATTTCGGCTTGCTGTCCTAAGGAATTTCttatttggctcaagaatttttccgcggttacattcttgcatttcctgagcTCGAGTATAAGATCTCTTTTCTGGGATCGTCTATTGTGACCAACATTATCTTCCAATTTGTGAGTTCGGAGTCTGCCTTCACATTTCTGAGAATGTCAGTGTATGACCCTTTACCATGTTTGGAGATGATCTCCCCTTTTCTGATGTGCCACCTTTTTCCAAACTTCCACGTTCACGTTTTTAATCACAGGAGCTGATGCCCTTATGGGTGGGGCTTTGTGaagaatcgagcttcttctgaacgggtccttTGATGGAACCAGTTCTAGTCCCTCCCGTTCGCTTATAATATTAGATGCCATAGTAGTCAAGTTTCCCAATACTGAGGCACTACGGTCGTTAGATAACAATGGCCGGGATCCAACTCGTGTCTTCCCAAAAACCTCCCCAAACCATTTCTTCTCTGTTCCACCATGTCTGGTTTCATTTCTAGTTATCCTTCTCATAGCCAATTGTTATCGACGGTTGGGCTTTTGGTCTCCACGCACCCGGATGCGTGCATGCGCATGCTTATAATAcatcccttatccgcacgaaggaacgcgcctgatgggaaattTGGTAAATCCACACAGAAATTATGGCCATGTACCGCTCACCATTCACATGGATTGTTCGGCCTGAATTGTTCTAAATTAATTGGTCAATGACACCTGAAGAGTAAACAGAACGCCGTACAGTGACTTTGAGTGAATGGAGTGGATGTAACGGTTCTTCATACGGGCATTCTTGGGCTAAGAAACAGACATTTTGTTTGTTCATGTTGAAATGCGCTTCGTCCTTCATAATGAGTTTTTAGGATAGAGGTATTAGTACCATCGGGCACATGGTCATGGACTCGTTTCGATACTTCGGTTCGTTATCAGTATCAGACTGGGTTTTGAATCTTAAATTAGCTGAGAAGTTAGTTTCGAAGGTATGTAATGCAGGAAGTTGAGTTGATTATATGAGGTTGAGGAGTTAAATCTATTCTTGGTCGTCGGGCCGGTTGTTGTTGTAGCAGGATTAGTccaatatttccaaaaaaacaTTTTGTTGCAAAGGTGGGTTTCTGCTGGCTGCTGTGGTCAAATAGTTCAAGTCCATTTCTGTGTTTGAATGCTATATACCGTTTGCATTAATTCCATTGCGCATTGGGTAATGTGCAGAAGCGTGGATAGTAAGTATTTGGTGCGTGGTGATCGTGAACTTGAATAGAAATGTTGTTTGTTAGGATTTGGGGAATGTGACTTTCTGTCGGGTTGAACAGGGAAAAGGGTGGCGTGATTTTAGAGGTCATTAGAGCGGTCGAAAGTGCGTCTGGATTGCTTCGGTGCAGGTTTGAAATTTGAagttatatatatggttgctattcattCCTTAATGGGTCATAGCGCGTCAATCACGTCTACGTACCATTTCGAAATTGGGTACTTCGCTCTTTCACCACATCTTGAGTGACAGAAGGGATATTCTGGGCAGAACCTACAGTTCGAGGTCTACCTCTGTGCCATAAATCTCCTCAATGTTCGCGCAGTCTGCGGGGCACGAGGAAgttgatatataaataaatacctTAAAAAGTAGAACCATTCCGCGTTCTTGAGGAGTATAGTGTTCAACGGTTTCCACACACAAATTCTAATTATGTATAATTTACAAATATTTACTTAGGCTATTCCATTTTCCAAaaggtttatttattttgggCCACTTTGTACATTAGtataaacagtttttccatataTCAGTAGCATCTAATTCACAAGTTTTTAATTCCAATTACAGGAAATTACATGTAATATGTAGAATGTTAATTTAATTCATTGTATATTGTCAGATGacaaaatagaaataataagaaatgaaatatgCCTCTTTCGTTAAAGTATtacaatgaaataaaaattcattCTCGAGTTTGGTTGTTATTTAGCTGTACCGGTGGAAAACaatgtattttttcaaaattgaagattttagTAGATGTTCGAGCTTGTCGTTCGAACTGTAAAAAGCATAAAAAAGAAGAATCAGCAAATGTAAGTTTTAGTTTATGTTTTTCTGGAATTGAAGTGCATATTACCGATGGGGGGTGCAACGCCCATTGGTGCCAGGGATCTTGAAAACTATAAATTTTTACGAATAAATTTGTCTTGCATGCTCTTCAATATGTCATTAGTGAGAACAACAATCATACCTGGGTTGCGAAGGAGGAGACCTCAGATTTACTACTACCGGAGCACATTAATTTCCTCCTCTTAAATATGGACTCTCTAGGTGATTTCCGGCAAGATGTTTTGCAAGAGCCAACATCGCTACACGGAGACtttgcttgaagtgttttcCTCTGGGAAGAAGTTGGGTGTGTGTTGTTGGTAGATATCTTGCCTTCAATCTGATTTTGTAATGTTGTGACTTTAGCTTTGAGCTATGATAAACAGTTGGTTTACAGCATTAGTCAATTTGCTTATAGCATTTAGAACCAGAAACTGTACTGTTGGAACCTTACCGCCTTATTTCTTTGTAATTGAGTTTTCAAATAGTTATGGAATTGTTGCTGCTCTTCATGTCTTATTTTGTCTAAGGATTCTGCTTCCTCTACAGTTTTCGTTATATCAGATTTgaacttttctttcattttctgcAAAGAATTCAATCAGTTTCAAAGGGGAGTAGAGAGCTTGAAGCAATGCAAACCTCTAAATGTTGTAGCCGTTGGGACTTTTCTTTGTTCCAATATTCTTCTTGTTGTTTATACTGACGCTGTatagtttcaaatttttctttagTTGATTGTTTGGACTTTTCAGCTTCctgcagaaaatattttttatgtaataaaAAAGATTCGTGGATAGTTATGTACAATTAATTATAAGAAACATAGCATacttcaagtttttttttattttcgcttAAATCTTGTTGATCTTTGCAATGCGTCGCCATAGCGATTGCGAGTTTTTCGTCTTGCTGATGGATTTGTTCTTGAAGTTTCAATACTTCGACATCTGAAAGTAATGCGCATGTGAATGTATATTGAACTTGCAATTTGCTCCTTGTCAGTAGCCAAACAATAcgttaccataattttttcttTCGCGATGACTAACAGATAGTTTGAGGCTATTTTCATTATATATTTGGTCCAAAGTTTGAAAATAACTCGTTATTTTGTTTCGGTTTGTTTCTAAATTGTTAACAAATTCTAGTAAACCAGCTTGATGTCGTTTTACTTTATGTAGTTTCGCTGAATTTCGGTCATTACTGAAAGGAAAATTGTATACATATAATAATCAGGTGGGTTTTATTACATTTGGTTAATGTGGGAATTGCATCGAGCTGTATAGTAAAtacataaaacaaaataataataatcatcaatggcgcaacagccggtattcggtctaggcctgccttaataaggaacttcagacatcccggttttgcaccgttTTgaccgatatccttaaaagctgtctggcgttctgacctacgccatcgctccatctcagccagggtctgcctcgtcttctttttctaccatagatattgctttcagggctggatcatcctcatccatacggattaagtgacccgcccaccgtaacctattgagccgggttttatccacagcctgacggtcatggtattgctcatagatttcgacattatgtaggctacggaaacaaaataacaaaataatgtCCACTGAAAATTAAGTTGTTATAAACATACAAAGCAGTAAGGCATGATGGCTATGAGTTTttattttcctcctttttgcgaTAGAAAGGAAAGAGAATTGACTAGCTTTAGATTTGCTACTTGAACTTACGTTATTGTTCGCTATTCATTATGTAACTCTTATTGTAAATTAATTTCTACTATTCGATAGCAACGGTTTAAGGGCAAGCAGTACTATCAATATTGTACGCAAAATATTCGCactaaactttaaaaatatattaatatactgcATTGGGTTGCCAAATTATAAGATACACCTAAAAAATGCATAATTTTAGTTTATATGCAAGGAAAAGTAACAAACATATTaccaatttttacaaattatatattttgtcGAACAGCATTGAGTAGGCATCTGAATCTACTTGAAATAATTCCATAccgtcaaaaataaaataaaaatgtaatacTTAGTCAAGCCATTTTTTGCTGGAATCatagaatgaaggcgagtcttccgcgcctgaaaacgggacagaatgtaccaactggtccttcaggttgggggctgggtagggctgacaaccctaaacggaaaaccgatgttacaaagccacggaaggagcctcggacagcatggattttacaacgacgggataaattgtaccaacatccaggttgggtagggctgacaaccctacacggaaaacaactcgttacgaagccacaacaggagcctcggacaggacatattttaaaacgacggacccggcaacgaacacggaataaagatttgcgaattttctcatggaacgtgcgctccctgtacagagatgaagctgaccagcagctagccgataccctgtcccaatatagggctgatataacagcgttgcaagagatgcgatggacagggaccggtttcctggagaagagccactacaccatatattatggcggtcatccagtaaaccatgtgctcggagtaggtttcttagtcagccaaaaaatgaaacctgctgttatcggttttgaaaacataagcgaacggctatgcactctgcgcttgcgaggcaagtttagaaatataagcctcataaacgttcacgcccctacagaggagactgcagagtcggagaaggataccttctatgaggcagtagaacgaaccctcgaagcctgtcccagatatgatatcaaaatcatacttgggaattttaacagccaagtagggaaggagcccgtattcaggcgatacgttggctcccatagcttacacgaaaaaacaaatgataacggactgcggattattcaattagcagggtcacacgaaatggttattggaagtacccggtttgcgcggaaagcggtccacaaacatacgtgggcctctccagacgggaccactttcaaccaaattgaccacgtgttgatcgaacgccgccacctctcagccttgatgaatgtcagaacatataggggggccaatatagactcggatcactatctcgttggcatggtgctccgagctcgaataacaataccacctcgaatcccctctgacaatcaggtgagagtgaacactgaagccaaccacaacacaaccctccgcgacacctataagagggaaatggatgccgcaataaccgcagtcaacagaggacctggagatgaagcatcaacaaatgaccttcacaatcacctgaagaacgttatcatggatacggccacaaacatacttggccccagccgcaaaaggagtcggaacggctggtttgacgatgaatgtaagctagcaacggaacggaagaatgccgcataccgagtaatgttgcattctcaaagaacgcgggcacgcacagagacttatcacgaactccgacgagtgaagaagcgacttcacagacggaaaaaggaagcctgggagaaccaacaagtctatgaactagaaaagtacagggagcaaccgcaccaggcgcggaagttttaccaacaagtcagtaggatgaagccttatacacctcggtgctcatcctgccgagacaaagagggaaatctgatttccgacagaatgggcatattagagcgatgggttgagtactttgatgagctactgaacaaccagaacatcggcgagttggaggtcccgccaactgaagacgacggacaaatactgccaccaccaagtttaggagaaatagtccgtgcaattcatcggctaaaaaatcataagtcgccaggagccgatggaattacagccgaattggttaaatatggaggcgaccagttacaccaagtggttcatcaacttgtgctcaaggtatgggacagcgaatcaatgcctgacgattggcaacgaggcattatctgtctcatacataaaaagggagatatcacacagtgcagcaattatagaggtatcacgttgctgagtaccatctataagatattctccactatcttactaggccggatagccccatacgcccagaacatcattggcccataccaaagaggcttcactccaggcaaatcagcaacagatcagatttttctgcggcaagcgatggaaaaactgttggaatatggacaaaagttgcaccatttgttcatcgactttaaagccgcctatgatagcatagccagggtaaaactgtacacggccatgagagaattcggtatcccgatgaaattaataagactgactaggctgactctgaccaatgtgcgaggccagataaaagcagcaggatcactctcaagaccattcgacatcaacaacggtctacgacaaggggatgcgctatcatgcgtcctctttaacctggccctcgagaaagtgatccttgatgccgacgtaaatgcaagaggtacgatcctcttcaagtccacccaactactggcctatgctgacgatatcgacatcatgggaagaaccacccgagatgtacaaactgccttcatccagatcgagcaggcggcgcgagatcttgggctgcacatcaatgaaggcaagacaaaatatatggtagcaacgtcagcaccgaagacgaatgaaccaacaacatcaaaccgcactggtcaaacacaaacacgaagaagaataaggataggagaatacaactttgagaccgttgacaatttctcctatctagggtcaaaaatcacaaccgataacaactacgatgatgaaatccgcgcacggttgttgtcagccaacagagcctatttcagcttacaaagactgttccgctcgaaacgtctcaccatagggtcaaagctcttactgtacaagactatgatcttgccagtcctcatgtattcctcggaaacttgggttcttagcaagaaaaattgcgaactcttggccgcgttcgagagaagaatcctccgaagaatttttggccccctacatgaggatggacgattccgtagcctacacaatgacgaaatctatgagcgataccatgaccgtccggttgtggataaaatccggctcaataggttacggtgggcgggtcacttaatccgtatggatgaggatgatcccgcccggaaagtctataagggcaatatctacggtagaaaaagaagacgaggcagaccctgcctaagatggagcgatggcgtgggtcaggacgccagacagcttttagggatatcgaattggtggacctcggcgcaaaaccgggatgtctggagttccttattaaggcaggcctagaccggataccggttgttgcgccgttgatgatgatgatgaacagcgTTGGCAGAGATGCGCTAGTTAGGGGCCGATTTgccggagaagagccgctacaccatatattatagtggccatccagtaaaccatatgctcggagtaggttttttagtcagccaaaaattaaacctgctgttatcggctttggaaatataagtgaaaggttatgcactctacgtttgcgaggtaagtttagaaatataagcctcataaactttcacgcccctacagaggagactgcagagttggagaaggatatcttctacgaggcagttgagcggaccctcgaagcctgtcccaagtctgatatcaaaatcatatttggagatttcaacagtcaagcagggacggagcccgtattcaggcaatacaccggctcccatagcttacatagggataccaatgataacggactgcggattattcaattagcagtatcacacgaaatggttgttggaagtacctggattGCGCAGAAAGCGTTCCacgaacatacgtgggcctttccagacgggaccaattttaaccaaattgaccaagtgctgattgaacgccgccacctttcagccttgatgatgggggccaatatagactcggaccactatttcgttggcatagtgctccgagctcgaattacgacgccACctaaatcccctctgacaatcaggtgagagtgaataccgaagccattcacaatacagcgctccgcaacacctataagagcgaaatggatgccgcagtaaccgcagtcaacagagatcctggaggtgaagcatcaacaaattatctttacaaccacctgaaggacgttatcattgatacggccacaagccgcaagaaaagccgggacggctggtttgacgatgcatgtaagctagcaacggaacggaagattgctgcataccgagtaatgttgcattctcaaagaacgcgggcacacacagagacttgtcacgaactccgtcgagcggagaagcggcttcacagacggaaaaaggaatccttggagaaccaacaagtctttgAACTAGacaagtgcagggagcaaccgcactaggcgcgcaagttttaccaacaagtcagcaggatgaagccttatacccctcgatgctcattctgcggagacaaagagggaaatctgacttccgacagaatgggcatattggagcgatgggttaagtactttgatgaactgctcaacaaccaaaatatcggcgagttgcaggtcgcgccaactgaagacaacggacaaatgctgccaccaccaagcatagaagaaacagtccatgcaattcatcggcttaaaaaccataagtcgccaggagccgacgaaattacagccgaattggttaaatatggaggcgaccaattacatcaagtggttcatcaacggatgctcaaagtatgggatagcgaatcaatccctgacgattggcaaggaggcattatctgtctcatacataaaaagggggatatcacgcagtgcagcaattatagaggaatgctgtgtaccatctgtaagatatcctcctctatcttgctaggacggtagccctatatgcccagaacatcaatggcccataccaaaagggttcactccaggcaattcggcaacagataagattttctctctgaggcaagcgatggaaaaactgttggaatatggacatcagttgcaccatcttttcatcgactttaaagagccgcctatgacagaataggcagggtaaaactgtacgacGATAAGACCCACTAggttaaccctgaccaatgtgcgaggtcaggcaggatcactctcgagaccattcaatttcaacaacggtctaagacaaggggatgtcctttcatgcgttctcttcaacctggccctggataaaatgattcgcgatgcagacgcaagtgcgagaggcaccattctcttcaagtccacccaactactggcctacactgacgatattgacataatgggaCGAACAAACCGAGATatacagtttaccttcatccagatcgagcaggcggcgcgagatcttggactgcacattaatgaaggcaagacgaagtatatggtggcaacgtcaccccccaaaaaacaaacaacatcgaatcgcactggtcaaacgaaaacagtgaagataagagacttcaactttgagaccgttgaaaatttctcctatctagggtcggaaatcacaatggataacagctataacgatgaaatccgcgcacggttgttggctgtcaacagagcctatttcagcttataaaaactgattCACTCGCCTcaccttagggtcaaagctcttactatacaagacaattatcttgccggtcctcatgtattcatcggaaactgctataagggcaatatctatggtagaaaaaaaagatgagggataccctgcctgagatggagtgatggcgtaggtcaggacgccaggcagactctgcgcaaaaccgggggtctggagttccttattaaggcaggcctagacgggatacaggttgttgcgccgtcgatgatgatgacaattcTATCTCTTGATGGCATACTTTCAATACATTTAATgcagtttatttttattctatgGCTTCTATGCTTAACCTCCCGTACAAGTTAAATGAACAATACttgttcaatttaaaacaacaaaaaaaattgtgataataataatatttattattaaaaaaaatatatcttaacTCTAATACTGACAGTTACGTAATGAGCAACGATTcaatagtcgttctcatatttatagtatggatAAGTAACCATATGTTAAATGATAAGAGAACGACTTTGCTCTGTTGATTTCTTATCATAGAACACAGTTCGGTCCTTATCCTCTCGTTTTATGATCATGTTACATTTCTTCGTAACCATTAGATAAGATACTAGTCGTTCtcatatttatagtatggatAAGAACGACTCTGCTCTGTTGATTTCCCA harbors:
- the LOC119660517 gene encoding uncharacterized protein LOC119660517 isoform X3; the encoded protein is MAEQLPSASTLFSLKHENYQLRHQIQQVRSFVIDSRIKQMTLERKFTEISHYPDFLIAINDRNSAKLHKVKRHQAGLLEFVNNLETNRNKITSYFQTLDQIYNENSLKLSVSHRERKNYDVEVLKLQEQIHQQDEKLAIAMATHCKDQQDLSENKKKLEEAEKSKQSTKEKFETIQRQYKQQEEYWNKEKSQRLQHLEKMKEKFKSDITKTVEEAESLDKIRHEEQQQFHNYLKTQLQRNKALKAKVTTLQNQIEGKISTNNTHPTSSQRKTLQAKSPCSDVGSCKTSCRKSPRESIFKRRKLMCSGSSKSEVSSFATQFSRSLAPMGVAPPIVRTTSSNIY
- the LOC119660517 gene encoding uncharacterized protein LOC119660517 isoform X2, which encodes MAEQLPSASTLFSLKHENYQLRHQIQQVRSFVIDSRIKQMTLERKFTEISHYPDFLIAINDRNSAKLHKVKRHQAGLLEFVNNLETNRNKITSYFQTLDQIYNENSLKLSVSHRERKNYDVEVLKLQEQIHQQDEKLAIAMATHCKDQQDLSENKKKLEEAEKSKQSTKEKFETIQRQYKQQEEYWNKEKSQRLQHLEKMKEKFKSDITKTVEEAESLDKIRHEEQQQFHNYLKTQLQRNKALKAKVTTLQNQIEGKISTNNTHPTSSQRKTLQAKSPCSDVGSCKTSCRKSPRESIFKRRKLMCSGSSKSEVSSFATQFSRSLAPMGVAPPIGNMHFNSRKT
- the LOC119660517 gene encoding uncharacterized protein LOC119660517 isoform X1 gives rise to the protein MAEQLPSASTLFSLKHENYQLRHQIQQVRSFVIDSRIKQMTLERKFTEISHYPDFLIAINDRNSAKLHKVKRHQAGLLEFVNNLETNRNKITSYFQTLDQIYNENSLKLSVSHRERKNYDVEVLKLQEQIHQQDEKLAIAMATHCKDQQDLSENKKKLEEAEKSKQSTKEKFETIQRQYKQQEEYWNKEKSQRLQHLEKMKEKFKSDITKTVEEAESLDKIRHEEQQQFHNYLKTQLQRNKALKAKVTTLQNQIEGKISTNNTHPTSSQRKTLQAKSPCSDVGSCKTSCRKSPRESIFKRRKLMCSGSSKSEVSSFATQFERQARTSTKIFNFEKIHCFPPVQLNNNQTRE